The nucleotide window GACAAATTTTTTTGTAAAACCATTAACTCTAAATACAATATAATCATCGTAATTAAATTTATTAGGTCTATTTTTTAAGATAAAAATTGTCTGAGGTAAGCTCGGAGAAGTATTAACACGGACGCCAAAAATTAAGCTAAAAGTTCCAAATACAGAAATAAAAATCCAGAATAATAGTTTTTTTTTATCTGTAATTTTCTTTCTATTTAAGCAAAAATAATTTTTTAATTTAGATGTAAGACACGTCTTACATCTAAATTTTACATGTCCTTCTACTGTCATCTAACTTCTGTTTTTAATTTTAAGAGATAATTAATAGCATCATGAAT belongs to Candidatus Rubidus massiliensis and includes:
- a CDS encoding conjugal transfer pilin processing protease TraF — its product is MTVEGHVKFRCKTCLTSKLKNYFCLNRKKITDKKKLLFWIFISVFGTFSLIFGVRVNTSPSLPQTIFILKNRPNKFNYDDYIVFRVNGFTKKFVKIIKGLPGDTVTIKENYLYINGENCGYIKSQSDSGKKYHPIQEGTIPDGYLYAYASHPDSFDSRYREFGLVNENAVEEVVCPVF